One genomic region from Candidatus Saccharimonadia bacterium encodes:
- the rsmA gene encoding 16S rRNA (adenine(1518)-N(6)/adenine(1519)-N(6))-dimethyltransferase RsmA, whose protein sequence is MDLSRVEDVRTALRLAGIRPNKGLGQHFLVDRSSLEAIVDAAAVTRSDTVLEIGPGLGVMTRPLAAQAGRLIAVETDHVLAGLLRRDAPENLEVVEQDFLTYNLRTLSPRYKVIANIPYYLTSKIFRLLIESPNPPALMSVLIQKEVAERITARPGQLSILALSVQYYGHAEIVRIVERHKFWPAPAVDSAVLRVTLTGPAFPADPAKLFRLIKAGFGEKRKLLKNALSGGLNLSSDLAVELIAHAKLPPTARAQELDLPAWRRLYNVTETRSLLG, encoded by the coding sequence ATGGATTTATCACGCGTCGAAGACGTCCGTACCGCCCTGCGCCTCGCGGGCATCAGACCCAACAAAGGTCTCGGCCAACATTTCCTGGTCGACCGCAGCAGCCTCGAGGCCATCGTGGACGCGGCGGCCGTCACGCGGTCCGACACCGTGCTCGAGATCGGGCCGGGGCTGGGCGTGATGACCCGCCCCCTCGCCGCCCAAGCCGGCCGCCTCATCGCCGTCGAGACCGACCATGTGCTGGCTGGCCTGCTGCGCCGCGACGCCCCCGAAAACCTCGAGGTGGTCGAGCAAGATTTTCTCACCTACAACCTCCGCACCCTGTCGCCACGCTACAAAGTGATTGCCAACATTCCCTACTACCTCACGTCCAAAATCTTCCGGCTGCTCATCGAAAGCCCCAACCCCCCGGCGCTCATGTCGGTCCTCATTCAAAAAGAAGTCGCCGAGCGCATCACGGCCCGCCCCGGTCAGCTCTCCATCCTGGCGTTATCAGTCCAGTATTACGGCCACGCCGAAATCGTGCGGATCGTTGAGCGGCACAAATTTTGGCCCGCGCCGGCCGTCGACTCGGCCGTGTTGCGTGTCACCCTCACCGGCCCCGCCTTCCCCGCCGACCCCGCCAAATTATTTCGCCTCATCAAGGCCGGCTTTGGTGAAAAGCGCAAATTGCTCAAAAACGCCCTCTCCGGCGGCCTCAACCTTTCATCCGACCTCGCTGTCGAACTCATCGCCCACGCCAAATTACCCCCTACCGCGCGCGCCCAGGAGCTCGACCTGCCGGCCTGGCGGCGCCTCTACAACGTAACCGAAACAAGGAGTCTGCTCGGATGA